One stretch of Streptobacillus ratti DNA includes these proteins:
- a CDS encoding DUF6508 domain-containing protein, translated as MLGAIINDIVKFKKITKSTLMSIEVTKALISGYGNEELTEKEIMRVINKDKDFLPYVVSASAWLYNNLRDVENYTEISAKSITDNTESIKEAKALSASIFLARMGASKEYIKEYVTETYSLHILFESESFKDALNKDNNSIVIAEAYYGIDDEIYSEISKYLDEKCIDFINNYNETLSNLRNEKISMMNKILEYKPYFDKKEIVRWLPTNNRKTPEFFADYGQEVNDLIRLINNPYFIDFKYTDTIRRLKIHSFKEAIPTANILGIRAMLTSIIRRERFGVGTISRAIADGLISALLERYQEILNDRNI; from the coding sequence GTGTTAGGAGCAATAATAAATGACATAGTTAAATTTAAAAAAATTACTAAATCTACTTTAATGTCTATAGAAGTTACAAAAGCTTTAATATCTGGATATGGTAACGAAGAATTAACTGAAAAAGAAATAATGAGGGTTATAAATAAAGATAAAGATTTTCTACCCTATGTAGTTTCTGCCTCTGCATGGTTATATAATAATCTAAGAGATGTAGAAAATTATACAGAAATTTCTGCTAAATCAATTACTGATAATACTGAAAGTATTAAAGAAGCTAAAGCTTTATCTGCATCAATTTTTTTAGCTAGAATGGGAGCAAGTAAAGAATACATTAAAGAATATGTTACAGAAACATATAGTTTACATATATTATTTGAAAGTGAAAGTTTTAAAGATGCTTTAAATAAAGATAATAATTCTATAGTTATAGCCGAAGCTTACTATGGAATTGATGATGAGATATATAGCGAGATATCAAAATATTTAGATGAAAAATGTATAGATTTCATAAATAATTATAATGAAACTTTATCTAATTTACGTAATGAAAAAATATCTATGATGAATAAAATATTAGAGTATAAACCATATTTTGATAAAAAAGAAATAGTTAGATGGTTACCTACTAATAATAGGAAAACACCTGAATTTTTTGCTGATTATGGTCAAGAAGTTAATGATTTAATAAGACTAATTAATAATCCATATTTTATAGACTTTAAATATACCGATACAATACGTAGACTTAAAATACACTCATTTAAAGAGGCTATACCTACTGCAAATATTCTAGGAATTAGAGCCATGCTTACAAGTATTATTAGACGTGAAAGATTTGGAGTTGGAACTATAAGTAGAGCTATTGCTGATGGTCTAATTTCAGCATTACTTGAAAGATATCAAGAAATATTAAACGATAGAAATATATAA
- a CDS encoding OsmC family protein, with product MYITKGKSIKGYEVTTETNGSVYNMDYKNLNPIGTSPVGLLNSALVGCIIMVIRLYFSTMQLDVKVEVESKIDGMNIEMDIKLDTEVSEAEIERILVFVEEKCTVHKMMSKEVKIVKNIRGV from the coding sequence ATGTATATTACAAAAGGTAAGAGTATTAAAGGTTATGAAGTAACAACAGAAACTAATGGTAGTGTGTATAATATGGATTATAAGAATTTAAATCCTATAGGTACAAGTCCAGTTGGACTTTTAAATTCAGCATTAGTTGGTTGCATAATAATGGTGATTAGATTGTATTTTTCAACTATGCAGTTAGATGTTAAAGTTGAAGTTGAATCAAAAATTGACGGAATGAATATTGAAATGGATATTAAATTAGATACAGAGGTAAGTGAAGCTGAAATAGAAAGAATACTTGTTTTTGTTGAAGAAAAATGTACTGTACATAAAATGATGTCAAAAGAAGTTAAAATAGTAAAAAATATAAGAGGTGTATAA
- a CDS encoding glycoside hydrolase family 88 protein: MELLKEVREKFEKIELKNEIIYRGLHEALTKIDENCNVFINHFPRPSSVNNIYPAILNGGEWDDWTSGFWTGILWLAYEITLEEKYKKIADYQLKTYKERIDNNIAVDHHDLGFLYIPSVVANYKITNSDVAKTTAIKAADVLIRRYREKGEFIQAWGVLDKPEDYRLIIDCNLNVPLLFWASDVTGDNKYREVATKHLETVSKVIIRDNGTTFHTFYFDTETGKPLKGVTAQGKSDDSTWARGQAWGVYGFALAYKYLGDKKFIDIYKKVTNTFLNKLPKDNVCYWDMDFKPEDMEERDSSSSAIAICGILEMNKYLSDDDPDKQIYYNSAMAMMKSLIEKYTTKDINSNALLKEAVYSKPHNSGVGESCIWGDYFYMEAIIRLLKPEWNIYW, encoded by the coding sequence ATGGAATTGTTAAAAGAAGTAAGAGAAAAATTTGAAAAAATAGAATTAAAAAATGAAATAATTTATAGAGGATTACATGAAGCATTAACAAAAATTGATGAAAATTGTAATGTATTTATCAATCATTTTCCTAGACCATCAAGTGTCAATAATATTTATCCAGCTATATTAAATGGTGGTGAATGGGACGATTGGACTAGTGGGTTTTGGACAGGTATATTATGGCTTGCATATGAGATTACATTAGAAGAAAAATATAAAAAAATTGCAGATTATCAATTAAAGACATATAAGGAAAGAATAGACAATAATATAGCTGTAGATCATCATGATTTAGGATTTTTATACATTCCATCAGTTGTTGCAAATTACAAAATAACTAATTCTGATGTCGCAAAAACAACAGCAATTAAAGCTGCTGATGTTTTAATTAGAAGATATAGAGAAAAAGGGGAATTCATTCAAGCTTGGGGAGTTTTAGATAAACCCGAAGATTATAGATTAATTATAGACTGTAATTTAAATGTTCCATTACTTTTCTGGGCAAGTGATGTTACAGGGGATAATAAATATAGAGAGGTTGCAACTAAACACTTAGAAACAGTTTCTAAGGTCATAATTAGAGATAATGGTACGACTTTCCATACTTTCTATTTTGATACTGAAACAGGTAAACCTTTAAAAGGTGTTACTGCACAAGGTAAGTCAGATGATTCAACTTGGGCAAGAGGACAAGCTTGGGGAGTATATGGATTTGCTTTAGCATATAAATATTTAGGAGATAAAAAATTTATAGATATATATAAGAAAGTAACTAATACTTTTTTAAATAAATTACCTAAAGATAATGTGTGTTATTGGGATATGGATTTTAAACCAGAAGATATGGAAGAAAGAGATAGTTCTTCATCAGCTATAGCTATTTGTGGAATTTTAGAAATGAATAAATATTTATCAGATGATGACCCTGATAAACAGATTTACTATAACTCTGCAATGGCAATGATGAAATCATTAATAGAGAAATACACAACTAAAGATATTAATTCAAATGCCCTATTAAAAGAAGCTGTTTATTCAAAACCACATAATTCTGGAGTTGGAGAAAGTTGTATATGGGGAGATTATTTCTACATGGAAGCTATAATTAGATTATTAAAACCAGAATGGAATATTTATTGGTAA
- a CDS encoding heparinase II/III family protein: MFNFSKNFNYVLCNFNVDMYIEQAENILENRLKFIHPWDMERTSQYFTIPKDWNKYVNDDEEWIFMRSRMNYFDPLFLAYEKNKDKKYLNKIKEIIFDFINTHKNLKYELSTRTLDSGIRIINILKALIYLKELKYITKNEEDIIVNHLDKTCIYLFNSFLEKYYHSNWGYIQMAGVYTFALMYNKEYAKKAKEYMKIQLETQIDNDGLHIEKSMTYHYQMLIYTVWIVMVEKNINIKGNLFTKYLKKMLKSAEKLHYPNFKQINFGDSDDDNVEDILSMANAVLKIKGEYALKETSYMFAGDYVNGYILKKVENKKREYLLKESGYYHLINNNYSFSSYLTNMTSGHLHVDLFHFNYFNNVEMLVDNGRYTYLDNEYRKYLKSASAHNTLVLDNKEFLEIKDSWEYTGKYPLISPISRVEDKGVVCIKMNVFDIETSSYIERKFILCEDNVIIINRIYSKGKHNLKMYYHFHPKLEIDEEKERLLLNKHIYLNVGEYMMNEGIYSSRYNEKEKSKFVKLEYNFTDNVQIIHKILNKNIQFEEICCNNKVYSCKIISGDKEYKIFCKNEDSIEKQNVSYIQNNPLYKNFKVVLK; encoded by the coding sequence GTGTTTAACTTTAGTAAGAATTTTAACTATGTATTATGTAATTTTAATGTAGATATGTATATAGAGCAAGCAGAAAATATATTAGAAAATAGACTTAAATTTATTCATCCATGGGATATGGAAAGAACTTCACAATATTTTACTATTCCAAAAGATTGGAATAAATATGTAAATGATGATGAAGAATGGATATTTATGAGAAGTAGAATGAACTATTTTGACCCTCTATTTCTAGCTTATGAAAAGAATAAAGATAAAAAATATTTAAATAAGATAAAAGAAATAATTTTTGATTTTATTAATACTCATAAGAATTTAAAATATGAATTAAGCACAAGAACTTTAGATAGTGGAATAAGAATAATAAATATACTTAAAGCTTTAATATATTTAAAAGAGTTAAAATACATTACTAAAAATGAAGAAGATATTATAGTAAATCATTTAGATAAGACTTGTATATATTTATTTAATTCATTTTTAGAAAAATACTATCATAGTAATTGGGGATATATACAGATGGCTGGAGTATATACTTTTGCTTTGATGTATAATAAAGAGTATGCTAAAAAAGCAAAAGAATATATGAAAATACAACTTGAAACACAAATAGATAATGATGGATTACATATAGAAAAATCAATGACATACCATTATCAAATGTTAATTTATACTGTATGGATAGTTATGGTAGAAAAAAATATTAATATTAAAGGAAATCTATTTACTAAATACTTAAAGAAAATGCTTAAATCAGCAGAAAAATTACATTATCCGAATTTTAAACAAATTAATTTTGGTGATAGTGATGATGATAATGTTGAAGATATTTTGTCAATGGCAAATGCAGTGTTAAAAATAAAGGGAGAATATGCTTTAAAAGAAACTTCATATATGTTTGCAGGAGATTATGTTAATGGATACATATTAAAAAAAGTTGAAAATAAAAAAAGAGAGTATTTATTAAAAGAAAGTGGATATTATCATCTTATAAACAACAATTACTCTTTTAGTAGTTATTTAACTAATATGACTTCTGGTCATTTACATGTTGATTTATTTCATTTTAACTATTTCAACAATGTAGAAATGTTAGTTGATAATGGAAGATATACATATTTAGATAATGAATATAGGAAATATTTGAAAAGTGCTTCTGCTCATAATACATTAGTACTTGATAATAAAGAATTTTTAGAGATTAAAGATTCATGGGAATATACTGGTAAATATCCTTTAATAAGTCCCATAAGTAGAGTAGAAGATAAGGGTGTAGTTTGTATTAAAATGAATGTATTTGATATAGAAACTAGTTCATATATTGAAAGAAAGTTTATACTTTGTGAGGATAATGTAATAATAATAAATAGAATATATTCTAAGGGTAAACATAATTTGAAAATGTATTATCATTTTCATCCTAAGTTAGAAATAGATGAGGAAAAAGAAAGACTATTACTTAATAAACATATATATTTAAATGTAGGGGAATATATGATGAATGAGGGAATATATAGTAGTAGATATAATGAAAAAGAAAAAAGTAAGTTTGTTAAACTAGAATACAATTTTACTGATAATGTACAAATAATTCATAAGATATTAAATAAAAATATACAATTTGAAGAAATATGTTGCAATAATAAAGTATATTCTTGTAAAATTATTTCGGGAGATAAAGAATATAAGATTTTTTGTAAAAATGAAGATAGTATAGAAAAACAAAATGTTTCATATATTCAAAATAATCCTTTATATAAAAATTTTAAGGTGGTTTTAAAATGA
- a CDS encoding extracellular solute-binding protein — MKKLLALGLLGLVVASCGKKEESTTGSKETTIFAMHLGKALDPKLPVFVKAEQDTNIKLVNVASQNQTDQVQAYNLMLTEGKLPDIVSYELSADLENLGIEGGLIPLEDLIDKHAPNLKKFFEENPRYKKDAVAVDGHIYMIPNYYDYFNIKVSQGYFIRQDWLDKLGLKEPRTVDELYTTLKAFREKDPNGNGKKDEVPFFVRANNVRKVLTSLVDLFKASPIWYEENGMVKYGPAQDEFKHAIKELAKWYKEGLIDEELFTRGLESRDYLLSNNLGGATDDWIASTSSYNGSLADKIPGFNLKLVLPYELNGNAKTRHSRTTYLGGWGISKDAKDPVLLIKYFDYWYSVEGRRLWNFGIEGSEYTLVDGKPVFTDKVLKDPDGKTPLAVLRGVGAQYRLGAFQDAQYELGWASESAKAGYKYYMDNDVVLDELPILKYTKEKSKEFVSIDTALRAVVEEKAQQWILGSGDVDKEWDGYIKRLQDLGLSKAETIQNEALKNFNK; from the coding sequence AAGAAACAACAATATTTGCGATGCACTTAGGTAAAGCGTTAGATCCAAAATTACCTGTATTTGTAAAAGCTGAACAAGATACTAACATTAAATTAGTAAATGTTGCTTCTCAAAATCAAACTGATCAAGTTCAAGCATACAACTTAATGCTTACAGAGGGTAAATTACCTGATATTGTTTCATATGAATTATCAGCTGATTTAGAAAACTTAGGTATAGAGGGTGGATTAATACCACTAGAAGATTTAATAGATAAACATGCACCAAATTTAAAGAAATTCTTTGAAGAAAATCCAAGATATAAAAAGGATGCAGTTGCAGTTGATGGACATATATATATGATTCCTAATTACTATGATTACTTTAATATAAAAGTTTCTCAAGGATATTTCATTAGACAAGATTGGTTAGATAAATTAGGATTAAAAGAACCAAGAACAGTAGATGAACTATATACTACATTAAAAGCATTTAGAGAAAAAGATCCAAATGGAAATGGTAAAAAAGATGAAGTTCCATTCTTCGTAAGAGCTAATAATGTTAGAAAAGTTTTAACTTCATTAGTTGATTTATTCAAAGCTTCACCTATATGGTATGAAGAAAATGGAATGGTTAAATATGGGCCTGCACAAGATGAATTTAAACATGCAATTAAAGAATTAGCTAAATGGTATAAAGAGGGATTAATAGATGAGGAATTATTTACAAGAGGATTAGAAAGTAGAGATTACTTACTATCAAATAACTTAGGTGGAGCAACAGATGACTGGATAGCTTCAACTAGTTCATATAATGGAAGTTTAGCAGATAAAATCCCTGGATTTAATCTTAAATTAGTTCTTCCTTATGAATTAAATGGAAATGCTAAAACAAGACATTCAAGAACTACATATTTAGGTGGTTGGGGAATTTCTAAAGATGCTAAAGACCCAGTTTTATTAATTAAATACTTTGATTACTGGTATTCAGTTGAAGGTAGAAGATTATGGAACTTTGGTATAGAGGGTTCTGAATATACATTAGTTGATGGTAAACCAGTATTTACAGATAAAGTACTTAAAGATCCTGATGGAAAAACTCCACTTGCAGTATTAAGGGGAGTTGGAGCACAATATAGATTAGGAGCATTCCAAGATGCACAATATGAATTAGGTTGGGCTTCTGAAAGTGCTAAAGCAGGATACAAATACTATATGGATAATGATGTAGTATTAGATGAGTTACCAATACTTAAATATACTAAAGAAAAATCAAAAGAATTCGTTTCTATAGATACAGCTTTAAGAGCAGTTGTTGAAGAAAAAGCTCAACAATGGATTTTAGGTTCTGGAGATGTAGATAAGGAATGGGACGGATACATTAAGAGATTACAAGATTTAGGATTATCTAAAGCTGAAACAATTCAAAATGAAGCACTTAAGAATTTTAATAAATAA
- a CDS encoding sulfatase family protein, with the protein MDKKYNLIFLFADQWRRNAAGFVGTEDVITPNIDKFANESLVFTNAVSTGPLCSPSRASILTGTYPATHGVWTNCKTGLYDVWLKEESITITDVLKENDYYIGYIGKWHLDNPEENVEEKPKSGARNWDAYTPPGKKRHGIDYWYSYGAYDNHLKPHYWENSSEMIEIDKWSVEHETDKAIEFLGKNKEKPFALFLSWNPPHTPLDLVPEKYVELYKDKKLRVSDNVILNNVIDHTESMPEPLNFTEDGFQDALRKYYAAISGIDENLGRIIEYLKENNLYENSIIVLTADHGEMLCSHGLWSKHVWYEESIGVPFMIKFGDNKGITESVLSGVDIMPTLLSLLELKIPKTVEGKNLKEVITNLEEDLDNKAIIAAYPGQIKSIEKFKKENLNNLDFGWRAVKSREHTFVINKGYEPGREIETLLYDNVKDIYQLNPKIIKNISEDKIASELNAVLEKWLKEHNDGF; encoded by the coding sequence ATGGATAAGAAATATAACTTAATCTTTCTTTTTGCAGATCAATGGAGAAGAAATGCAGCAGGTTTTGTAGGTACAGAAGATGTAATTACACCTAATATAGATAAATTTGCTAATGAATCATTAGTCTTTACTAATGCTGTAAGTACAGGACCTTTATGTTCTCCAAGTAGAGCAAGTATACTTACAGGTACATATCCAGCAACTCATGGGGTATGGACTAATTGTAAAACAGGGCTTTATGATGTATGGCTAAAAGAGGAATCAATAACAATAACAGATGTATTAAAAGAAAATGATTACTATATTGGATATATAGGTAAATGGCATTTAGATAATCCTGAAGAAAATGTTGAAGAAAAACCAAAATCAGGTGCAAGAAATTGGGATGCCTATACTCCACCAGGTAAAAAAAGACACGGTATAGATTACTGGTATTCATATGGAGCATATGATAATCATTTAAAACCACATTATTGGGAAAATAGTAGTGAAATGATAGAAATAGATAAATGGTCAGTTGAGCATGAAACAGATAAGGCTATAGAATTTTTAGGTAAAAATAAAGAAAAACCATTTGCCTTATTTTTATCATGGAATCCACCTCATACACCTCTTGATTTAGTTCCTGAAAAATATGTTGAGCTTTATAAAGATAAAAAATTAAGAGTAAGTGATAATGTAATATTAAATAATGTAATAGATCATACAGAATCTATGCCAGAACCTCTTAATTTTACAGAAGATGGATTTCAAGATGCACTTAGAAAATATTATGCTGCAATAAGTGGTATAGATGAAAATCTTGGTAGAATAATAGAATATTTAAAAGAAAATAATCTATATGAAAATAGTATAATAGTTCTTACAGCAGATCATGGAGAAATGTTATGCTCTCATGGTTTATGGAGTAAACATGTATGGTATGAAGAATCTATAGGAGTGCCATTTATGATTAAGTTTGGTGATAATAAAGGAATTACTGAAAGTGTATTAAGTGGTGTAGATATAATGCCAACATTATTATCATTATTAGAACTAAAAATACCAAAAACTGTTGAGGGAAAAAATTTAAAAGAGGTAATAACTAATTTAGAAGAAGATTTAGATAATAAAGCAATAATTGCTGCATATCCAGGTCAAATAAAGTCTATAGAGAAATTTAAAAAAGAAAATTTAAATAATCTTGATTTTGGTTGGCGTGCAGTTAAAAGTAGAGAACATACTTTTGTAATTAATAAGGGGTATGAACCTGGTAGAGAAATTGAAACTTTATTATACGATAATGTAAAAGACATTTATCAACTTAATCCTAAAATTATTAAAAATATTAGTGAAGATAAAATTGCAAGTGAATTAAATGCCGTTTTAGAAAAATGGTTAAAAGAACATAATGACGGATTTTAA
- a CDS encoding B3/B4 domain-containing protein has translation MKFIAEESYWELFPNSKLGIVLIEDMNNEGESLEEIKEALMIANGEAKKYFIKDNFSENPVISVWREAYQKFKTKKGVRSSIEALLKRVEKGNEVSSINPLVDIYNTISLKYAMPCGAEDSDTFKGTLRLGITEGEDEFYLIGEDKNSPTLQGELCYKDDLGAVCRCFNWRDGKRTMVTDKTKNAFLIIELIDNSREEEFNNALNEISENVQKYLNAKTKVFVLDKDNREIN, from the coding sequence ATGAAATTTATTGCAGAAGAAAGTTATTGGGAACTTTTTCCAAATTCAAAATTAGGAATAGTTTTAATAGAAGATATGAATAATGAGGGAGAAAGTTTAGAAGAAATAAAAGAAGCTCTTATGATAGCAAATGGAGAAGCTAAAAAATATTTTATTAAAGATAATTTTAGTGAAAATCCAGTTATATCAGTTTGGAGAGAAGCATATCAAAAGTTTAAAACAAAAAAAGGTGTAAGATCTTCTATAGAAGCATTGCTTAAAAGGGTAGAAAAAGGGAATGAAGTTTCTAGTATTAATCCACTTGTAGATATATATAATACAATTTCATTAAAATATGCAATGCCATGTGGTGCAGAAGATAGTGATACTTTTAAAGGTACATTAAGACTTGGTATAACTGAGGGAGAAGATGAGTTCTATTTAATAGGAGAAGATAAAAATAGCCCTACATTACAGGGAGAATTATGTTATAAAGATGATTTAGGAGCTGTATGTAGATGTTTTAACTGGAGAGATGGAAAGAGAACTATGGTAACAGATAAAACAAAAAATGCTTTCTTAATTATTGAACTTATAGATAATAGTAGAGAAGAAGAATTTAATAATGCTTTAAATGAAATTTCAGAAAATGTACAAAAATACTTAAATGCAAAAACTAAAGTTTTTGTATTAGATAAGGATAATAGAGAAATAAATTAA
- a CDS encoding polysaccharide lyase 8 family protein, which produces MKKIIIFLALIVGILSFNNQNKEIQGMKLKWKEFLLSVPHDISLKEISKENKEKNIQKLNESSKNILNRMRVYETQDYVFRDYQNMSSGPHVLKSLKDIQSLIKAYLTPDTKVYGDKEVKEMINIGLEIISQRGYVKGAMEKGNWWEWEIGIPKTLNEILIIGEEIIEKEIADSLLEASHYFQPDPEFSGASPAARTSTSPNKRVSKGGNRMDTALVTYGRGILEGNASEIKRAINSVAVVGEYVEKEDGFYKDHSFIQHENVAYSGTYGQVLLNGLSQFIYLTGNTSFEINNPSIINIYDVIINGYSYLLINGGINDSVNGRSISRDDSNDLLRAKPIINSLALISRGASGEYRSKIESIVKKAILDNNLEYMPNTVNNLVIANILNEIVKDKNIKPLEVNGTKVFSYMDRAVSIGSNGMKFVLSMHSNRIANYETMNKENLRGWYTGDGMTYIYTNNSSDFVEYWPTVNPLRLSGTTESTNKRAISTGERRLPKDLSPKTWVGGADTGSEAFIGMDFISWNNLTEAKKSYLLLDGIMVAIGSNIKSTDGEIITVVDNRINNESSKKIVYTALMDTNIEKEIVQRTGSFKKIGGKKDTPITKEFVELIINHGNNPTDAKYAYAVSDKEVKGVSIKRLDDVAHIIEKDNILAINSWKSDKLYFDGIEINNAISLIRKVNGSNVSLTIADPNHKLLEAKIVLDGYYTSNDFSVMNKDNKTIITVKLDKNGMSKTINLIKK; this is translated from the coding sequence ATGAAAAAAATAATAATATTTTTAGCTCTAATTGTAGGAATTTTAAGTTTTAATAATCAAAATAAAGAAATACAAGGTATGAAATTAAAATGGAAAGAATTTCTTTTAAGTGTACCTCATGATATCTCTTTAAAAGAAATATCTAAAGAAAATAAAGAAAAAAATATACAAAAGTTAAATGAAAGCTCAAAAAATATCTTAAATAGAATGAGAGTTTATGAAACACAGGATTATGTATTTAGAGATTATCAAAATATGAGTAGTGGACCTCATGTATTAAAATCTTTAAAAGACATACAAAGTTTAATAAAGGCATATCTTACTCCAGATACTAAAGTTTATGGAGATAAAGAAGTAAAGGAAATGATAAACATTGGTCTTGAAATAATATCTCAAAGAGGATATGTAAAAGGAGCCATGGAAAAAGGAAACTGGTGGGAATGGGAAATTGGTATACCTAAAACATTAAATGAAATATTAATTATTGGAGAAGAAATAATAGAAAAGGAAATTGCAGATAGTCTTTTAGAAGCTTCACATTATTTCCAACCAGATCCAGAATTTTCAGGGGCATCACCTGCTGCAAGAACTTCAACTAGCCCTAATAAGAGAGTTTCAAAAGGTGGAAATAGAATGGATACAGCCTTAGTAACTTATGGTAGAGGAATATTAGAGGGTAATGCTTCTGAAATTAAAAGAGCAATAAATTCAGTTGCTGTAGTTGGAGAATATGTTGAAAAAGAAGATGGATTCTATAAAGACCATTCATTTATACAACATGAAAATGTAGCATATAGTGGGACTTATGGGCAAGTATTATTAAATGGTCTTTCACAATTTATATACCTAACAGGTAATACTTCATTTGAAATAAATAACCCTAGTATTATTAATATTTATGATGTAATAATAAATGGATATTCTTATTTATTAATTAATGGAGGAATTAATGATTCAGTTAATGGTAGATCTATAAGTAGAGATGATTCAAATGATTTACTGAGAGCTAAACCTATTATTAATTCACTTGCTTTAATTTCACGTGGTGCTAGTGGTGAATATAGAAGTAAAATTGAATCTATAGTTAAAAAAGCAATATTAGATAATAATTTAGAATATATGCCTAATACTGTTAATAATTTAGTAATAGCAAATATCTTAAATGAAATAGTAAAAGATAAAAATATTAAACCTTTAGAGGTTAATGGAACTAAAGTATTTTCATATATGGATAGAGCAGTTAGTATAGGGTCAAATGGTATGAAGTTTGTATTGTCTATGCACTCAAATAGAATAGCAAATTATGAAACTATGAATAAGGAAAATTTAAGAGGTTGGTATACTGGAGATGGAATGACATATATTTATACTAATAATTCTTCTGATTTTGTAGAGTATTGGCCAACTGTAAATCCACTTAGATTATCAGGAACTACAGAAAGTACAAATAAAAGGGCAATTTCAACTGGTGAAAGAAGATTACCTAAAGATTTAAGCCCTAAAACATGGGTTGGTGGAGCTGATACTGGAAGTGAAGCCTTTATAGGTATGGACTTTATTTCTTGGAATAATTTAACAGAAGCTAAGAAAAGCTATTTACTATTAGATGGAATTATGGTTGCAATTGGTTCAAATATTAAAAGTACTGATGGAGAAATAATAACAGTTGTTGATAATAGAATCAATAATGAGAGTTCAAAAAAAATAGTATACACAGCTTTAATGGATACTAATATAGAAAAAGAAATAGTTCAAAGAACAGGAAGTTTCAAAAAAATAGGAGGTAAAAAAGACACTCCTATCACTAAAGAATTTGTGGAATTAATAATTAATCATGGAAATAATCCAACAGATGCTAAATATGCTTATGCTGTTTCTGATAAAGAAGTAAAAGGAGTTTCAATAAAGAGATTAGATGATGTTGCACATATTATAGAAAAAGATAATATATTAGCAATTAATTCTTGGAAATCAGATAAACTATACTTTGATGGAATAGAAATAAATAATGCTATATCATTAATTAGAAAGGTAAATGGTTCTAATGTTAGTTTAACTATAGCAGATCCTAATCATAAATTATTAGAAGCTAAAATAGTATTAGATGGTTATTATACAAGTAATGATTTTTCAGTTATGAATAAAGATAATAAAACTATAATCACTGTTAAATTAGATAAAAATGGTATGAGTAAAACAATAAATTTAATTAAAAAATAG